AAATAACTTATTATCTATGTGTTATTACAAATCAAAACATTCCCTACACTTCTATTAAAGAGAGGTGTAACGATGCCTGATGTTCTAAAATTAGTCGGAGCACGTATAAAGGATCTTCGTAAAATAAGAGGATTATCTCAAGAAGCATTAGCAGAAAAGGCTGGCTTCAATATAAGTTATATAGGATTTATTGAACGAGCCGAACGTAATGTTTCCATGAAGAATCTGGCGAAGATTGCTAGTGCATTAGATGTTGGAGTGTATGAGCTTTTTACATATTTGAAAGAACAGGAAGAATTAACAGAGGAGTCAAATTTAAAAGATATAATCTCTTTATTGAGAGAACGTGATTCAAAAGATATTGAGATGGTCCGAAATATACTAAATGAAATTTTTAGGCGAATTGATGGAAATAGTTAAAAAAGCTGATCGGATTCCGATCAGCTTTTTTAGAGTTATCACCAAAGATTATAAAATCGATTAAAAGCTAACTATTATAGTAAAATATTTGAGATAAGCTGCCTTTCTCTCCTGCCTTATATAAAGCGTTTAGCTTTGATTCTAGCCTAATGCAGCGCCGCCCACTTACTCTTCGAAAGTTGGGCTGCCTTTTTATAAATACCTTTACAACGAGTGGTTTATTTCATATTCTGTACTCCGCATTGGTAAGAGCTTGAGCATTCTTAACAAATTACTGGCTTCCATAGATAGCAAAAATGTCGATAAATTTTGAAACTATTGGCGTTACCTTGTTGAACGTTGGAGACATTGATCTCTTTTTAAGGTATTTGGTTAGTTTCTCCAAGGGTATTTCATATCAAGATATTCACTCTTAGACTTCAAAAAATCCTCAACCCAATTAATTGCAGTTGCTAAAACTTCCCTTTGATTTTCTTTATTGTACGAAAAAGCATTAATGAATTTGAAATCAACTTCGTAATCCCCTTGCATCCATGTATCCCCCATACCATCCTGTTGAAGCCAGATTGACGGCACTCTATTGAACGCACATATTTTAGCTTCATCTATTTGGCCAGCAGGGTACGATTTCTCAATTACTACAAATTTAGATATGGAAGCATACGCCAACATTTTTTCTTCATTGGAAAGAGTTCGAATTTCGGGCTGCTCTTTTATTAGGATAGGAGTATACCCGTGTTGACGCAACATCTCACTTATATTTTTTAATTCTTGCATGTATTCCTCTGGACTGTCTTTCCCCAAAACCAAAACTGTTTTTTCCTTTGATATTTTTAACCATTCTGCATAGTTTGAGGATGATTCTCCACTTTCATACGTAAGTAATCGAATTTGATCAATTTTCTCGTTACTCACTACAATCGCTTGGAATTCAGGAAACACTTCTGCAAATCGATCTCTATGAAATTGCTTGGATTGTAATATTGTAAATAGATCACTATATAACCCATGTTGCCGAATAGCATCCACAATATTACTGCAATTTTCTTTATGCGATAAAAATTTATTTATAATATCATCTTTATCCAAGTTCAAAGAACGACAAATACTAATTAATTGGATAGGCGAATAAGAATTTTTTAAAAAATCTATTAATCTATCTTCGTCTTTAAATTCAATACTAATATGTGAACCCAAATAATTTCCCTCTCTCTCCTGAGTTATCAAGTTTAAGGCGGACATACTCAGAGTTTTTCAACTCATCAGGAATATCAATCGTAGTAATAAAATATTGAAAATCCACTTTACCGTTTATCTCAAGATCTTCTTTTTCTAATT
Above is a window of Paenibacillus uliginis N3/975 DNA encoding:
- a CDS encoding helix-turn-helix domain-containing protein, which translates into the protein MPDVLKLVGARIKDLRKIRGLSQEALAEKAGFNISYIGFIERAERNVSMKNLAKIASALDVGVYELFTYLKEQEELTEESNLKDIISLLRERDSKDIEMVRNILNEIFRRIDGNS